Proteins from a genomic interval of Rosa chinensis cultivar Old Blush chromosome 2, RchiOBHm-V2, whole genome shotgun sequence:
- the LOC112183652 gene encoding uncharacterized protein LOC112183652, producing MANKRGRGGFRMEDHGNTNDMEEIKGLIEQLSECLARIETQGRDGGESSNGEESVHSHGDRRHGNNHDHHSLNLKDLPEFEGRMRPDEFIDWLNTIERIFDYKHTPDERKVKMVAITLTHKASAWESLRSRRERLGKPKIKNWEKMKKELQKRFLPENYTQNNFMKLHNIRQGSRTVDEFTEEFDLLTTRCGVIEEEEQLIARYLGGLRKEIHDVVVLQQYWSYNDVYKLASEVEKQLKVRQKRPSNEDSYHKQIAAKWVAPSETDKNEEQKIEFQNNSTNLKEGGKPKKCFKCSGLGHIASECPNRRVVNLVEEIGETSEARHGELMISDDCHYYNDEEVTWSDQGESLVIRRTMNASKIEEHLDWRRHNIFHTKCTSNGKVCQVIIDGGSCENIVAQEMVDKLNLQTERKPISYKLQWFKKGSDVVVNQRCLVSFSIGKNYRDSQWCVVAPMDACHLLLGRPWQFDRTAHHDGYQNTYSFLQDGKKIILGPSRADYKPKSSKAESCSFLSTKKFVIESKESGELYMLMVKELGTDDFSYSKVLAPSLEEYSEVIPEELPYGLPPMRDIQHHIDLVPGSSLPNRPHYRMSPQEYEELNRQVTELLQKGVIWESMSPCAVPALLTPKKDGTWRMCIDSRAINKITVKYRFPIPRLDDMLDHLSGAKVFSKIDLRSGYHQIRIRPGDEWKTAFKTRDGLFEWLVMPFGLTNAPSTFMRLMNQVFRPFIGKFVVVYFDDILVYSLNEAEHLKHRREIFEVLRVQKLYANLKKCEFLTESLVFLGYVISAEGIKVDSNKITAILEWPTPKSIHDIRSFHGLASFYQLFIRNFSSIIAPMTDCLRSNVFKWTEEANKSLHAIKEAMTKAPVLALPDYDKVFEVDCDASKNGIGAVLSQEGKPIAFFSEKLNDTRQRYSTYDVEFYAIVQSLRYCRQYLIFKEFFLYSDHEALKFLNGQQKLNRRHARWVEELQEYNFVIKHKAGVQNRVANALSRRGALLSVMEVRVDNFDYLKKLYQEDVDFCETWNE from the coding sequence ATGGCTAACAAACGTGGTAGGGGAGGTTTTCGGATGGAGGATCATGGCAATACCAACGACATGGAGGAAATCAAGGGGTTGATTGAACAACTTAGTGAATGCCTTGCTCGCATCGAAACTCAAGGCCGTGATGGTGGTGAGAGTTCCAACGGGGAGGAGAGTGTTCATTCTCATGGTGATAGGAGGCATGGTAATAACCATGATCACCATTCTTTAAACTTGAAGGACCTCCCTGAGTTTGAAGGAAGAATGCGACCAGATGAATTCATTGATTGGCTTAACACCATTGAAAGAATTTTTGATTACAAGCACACTCCTGATGAAAGAAAGGTGAAGATGGTAGCGATCACATTGACACACAAGGCCTCTGCGTGGGAATCCTTGCGATCTCGCCGTGAACGCCTAGGAAAGCCGAAGATCAAGAATTGGgaaaagatgaagaaagaaTTGCAAAAAAGATTTTTACCAGAAAACTATACTCAAAACAACTTTATGAAACTTCACAACATAAGGCAAGGGTCGAGAACAGTTGATGAGTTCACAGAGGAGTTCGATCTCTTGACTACAAGATGTGGAGTGATAGAGGAAGAGGAGCAGTTAATTGCAAGATATCTTGGAGGGTTGCGAAAAGAAATTCATGATGTGGTGGTTTTACAACAATATTGGAGttacaatgatgtttataaatTGGCTAGTGAGGTGGAGAAACAACTAAAAGTACGTCAGAAGCGGCCTAGCAATGAGGACTCCTACCACAAACAAATTGCTGCCAAGTGGGTTGCACCATCTGAGACTGATAAAAACGAAGAACAAAAGATTGAATTCCAGAACAACAGCACCAATCTCAAGGAGGGTGGCAAGCCTAAGAAGTGTTTCAAGTGTTCGGGGTTGGGACATATAGCATCTGAATGTCCTAATCGACGGGTGGTGAACTTGGTTGAGGAAATCGGAGAAACAAGTGAAGCAAGACATGGTGAACTAATGATATCTGATGATTGTCATTATTATAATGACGAAGAAGTTACCTGGAGTGATCAAGGTGAGTCACTTGTGATAAGAAGAACCATGAATGCATCAAAAATAGAAGAGCACCTAGATTGGAGAAGACATAATATATTTCATACAAAGTGCACTTCCAATGGTAAGGTGTGTCAAGTTATCATTGATGGGGGGAGTTGTGAAAACATTGTGGCACAAGAGATGGTAGACAAGTTGAACTTGCAAACAGAAAGGAAGCCAATATCCTATAAGCTGCAGTGGTTCAAAAAAGGTAGTGATGTAGTAGTCAACCAACGTTGTTTGGTATCATTCTCTATTGGAAAAAACTACCGAGACTCACAATGGTGTGTTGTAGCACCAATGGATGCTTGCCATCTCTTATTAGGCCGTCCTTGGCAATTTGATAGGACAGCTCACCATGACGGGTACCAGAACACCTACTCTTTCTTGCAGGATGGAAAGAAAATTATTTTGGGTCCATCTAGAGCAGACTACAAACCAAAATCATCCAAAGCAGAGAGCTGCAGTTTTCTCTCCACAAAGAAgtttgtaattgaatccaaagAGAGTGGGGAATTGTATATGTTGATGGTGAAAGAATTGGGCACTGATGATTTTAGTTATTCCAAGGTGTTAGCACCTTCGCTGGAGGAATATAGTGAAGTCATTCCTGAGGAGTTACCTTATGGGCTACCACCTATGCGTGACATACAACACCACATTGATCTCGTACCAGGTTCAAGTTTGCCAAACAGGCCTCACTACCGCATGAGTccacaagaatatgaagagctCAATAGGCAAGTGACTGAGTTGCTACAGAAAGGAGTGATCTGGGAAAGTATGAGTCCGTGTGCAGTACCAGCATTACTCACACCTAAGAAGGATGGGACCTGGCGTATGTGTATTGACAGTAGAGCAATAAATAAGATAACAGTAAAGTATAGGTTTCCAATCCCACGCTTGGATGATATGCTCGACCACTTATCTGGAGCTAAGGtattttcaaaaattgattTACGAAGTGGGTACCATCAGATAAGGATAAGGCCAGGAGATGAATGGAAGACAGCTTTCAAGACCCGTGATGGTCTGTTTGAGTGGCTTGTAATGCCGTTCGGATTAACTAATGCCCCTAGCACATTCATGCGACTCATGAATCAGGTATTTCGCCCTTTTATTGGAAAATTCGTGGTTGTTTATTTCGATGATATTCTTGTGTATAGTCTTAATGAAGCAGAACACTTGAAGCACCGACGAGAGATTTTTGAAGTATTGAGGGTGCAGAAGCTATATGCCAATTTGAAGAAGTGTGAGTTTTTAACTGAAAGCTTAGTTTTCTTGGGATATGTTATTTCTGCTGAAGGAATCAAAGTGGACTCAAACAAAATTACAGCAATTTTAGAGTGGCCAACACCAAAATCCATCCATGATATTAGAAGCTTTCACGGCCTAGCTTCTTTTTATCAGCTGTTTATTCGCAATTTTAGCTCCATTATTGCTCCAATGACTGATTGTCTGCGTTCTAATGTATTCAAATGGACTGAAGAGGCCAATAAGAGTTTACATGCAATAAAAGAAGCTATGACCAAAGCCCCTGTCTTGGCTTTACCTGATTATGATAAGGTTTTTGAGGTTGATTGTGATGCGTCCAAGAATGGTATTGGAGCTGTCTTGAGCCAAGAAGGAAAGCCCATAGCTTTTTTCAGTGAGAAATTAAATGACACCAGGCAGAGGTATTCCACATATGACGTTGAATTTTATGCCATTGTTCAATCTCTTCGGTATTGTAGGCAATATCTTATCTTCAAAGAATTTTTTCTCTACTCTGATCATGAAGCCCTCAAGTTCCTCAATGGACAACAAAAACTTAATAGGCGCCATGCCAGATGGGTCGAAGAACTACAAGAATACAACTTTGTGATCAAGCATAAAGCTGGGGTGCAAAATAGGGTGGCTAATGCCTTGAGTAGGCGTGGAGCACTTCTATCTGTGATGGAGGTACGAGTTGACAACTTTGATTACTTAAAGAAGTTATATCAAGAAGATGTAGATTTTTGTGAGACATGGAATGAGTGA